The DNA sequence GCGTGCCGACGGTGTGGTCCCGCGTCGTCGGCACGCCCGACGCGGCGCGGCGGCTGGCCGGGGCGCGGCTGCTGGTCTCCGGCAGCGCCGCGCTGCCCGCGCCGGTCTTCCGTGAGCTGGAGGCGCTGACCGGGCAGCGGCCCGTCGAGCGGTACGGCATGACGGAGACGCTGATCACCGTCGCCGCGCGGGCGGACGGGGAGCGGGTGCCCGGACGCGTCGGCGTGCCGCTGCCGGGGACGCGCACCCGGATCGCGGCCGTCGAGGACGGCGGCGGCATCGGCGAGCTGGAGGTGTCCGGCCCCACCCTCTTCTCCGGGTACCTCGGCCGCCCCGAGGACACGGCCCGCGCCCACACCGCGGACGGCTGGTTCCGCACCGGCGACATCGCCGCGCTGGATCCCGACGGCACCCACCGCATCGTCGGCCGCGCCTCCACGGACCTCATCAAGTCCGGCGGGTACCGGATCGGCGCCGGCGAGGTGGAGAACGCGCTGCTCGACCACCCGGCGGTGGCCGAGGCGGCCGTCGTCGGGCTGCCGCACGACGACCTCGGCCAGGAGATCGTCGCGTATGTGGTGGCGGAGGGCGTGACGGAACAGGCGCTGATCGACTTCGTGGCCGGTCAGCTGTCCGTGCACAAGCGGCCGCGCCGGGTCCGGTTCCTGGAGGCGTTGCCGCGCAACGCCATGGGCAAGCCGCAGAAGAAGCTGCTGGAGGGGTTGTAGGGGCGCCGGCCCGGCCGGTGGCTGCATAATTCCATGCAGAGCCCGGGCCCGGTGAATGGCCCGGGGCGGACGGGAGAGGAAGAGCGGATGACGGAGACCGGCGCGGCACCGGAGGCCACCGCACGGCTGCAGAAGCTCTTCGAAGGGCACCGGCTGACGCCCACCCAGCGCCGCATCGCCCACTGCATGGTGCGCCGGGCCGCCGACGCGCCCTTCCTCTCCAGCGTGGAACTGGCCGAACTCGCCGGCGTGAGCCAGCCGTCCGTGACCCGCTTCGCCGTGGCCCTCGGCTTCGACGGCTACCCGGCGCTCCGCCGCCACCTCCGGGAGGCGGTCCCGGCGGCGCCGGAGACGGCACCGGCCACGGAGAACGCGTACCAGCAGGCGGTCCACGCCGAGATCGACAACCTGCGGCACCTCGCCTCGCTGCTCGCCGACCCCGAGCCCGTCGCCCGCGCCGGGCGGTTGCTGGCCGCGTCCCGGCCGCTGCCCGTGCTGGGCCTGCGCGCCGCTGGCGCCCAGGCCGCCGGCTTCACCTACTTCGCCCGCAAGGTGCACCCCGACGTCCGGCTGCTCGACGAGGGCGGCAGCCTCCTCGTCGACCGCCTCGACGCGGCGGTACGGGCCGGCGCGAGCGTCCTGCTGTGCTTCGCGCTGCCCCGCCACCCGCGCGAGGTCGTCGAGGCGCTGGAGTACGCGCGGAGCACGGGCCTCACCGTCGTCACCGTCGCCGACTCCACCTTCGCCCCGGTGGCCCGCCACAGCGACCTCCTGCTGCCCGCCGCTGTGGGCACCGGCCTGGTCTTCGACACCGCCTGCGCGCCGATGCTGCTGGGACGGGTGCTGCTGGAGGCGATGTGCGACGCCCTGCCCGACGCGCAGGCGCGGCTGGAGGAGTTCGACGCGAAGGCGGCGGTGCGGGGGCTTTTCACGGAGTGACGTGAGGTCAGCGGGCCTGCATGCCCGCGGCCGTGTGCTGCGGCGTTTGCGCGCCGGCTTCCGTCGCCGACCCCAGGACGCTCATCAGCCCTGTCAGTACCAGCGCCACCACCGCGACCGCTGCGCGTCGCCTCAACCCCCGCTTGTCGACCGGCATTTCCGCGTGCCTCCGCTCGTTGTTCCGCTCCCGTGCGCTGCTTTGACGGTAGCGGGGTCAGAGGCGCGTACACGTCATACCGGGGCGCTCAGCGGTGGGTGATACCGGGGTATGACGTTGCTGTCATCGTTCGGTCATGTGGGGTGCCCCGGCCCCGCCCTTTCACCGTTTCTTGCGGGGGCCGGCCCCCGCACCCCCGAAACCGCGCTCCGCGCGGTTGTCCTCAAACTCCCCCAGAGGGGGTGCCCCCAGACGGGCTGGAGTGGGCGCCCTATTCAGCCCGTTGGGGGTCCCCCTCTGGGGGAGTTTGAGGACGAGCGGCGAAGCCGCGAAAGGGGGTCTGGGGCGCAGCCCCAGGAATCGGCGAAGGGGCGGGTCCGGGGGCACAGCCCGCCGCAGGCGCCCCCGCCCGGTCATCCTCAGCTTCTCCTCAGATTCGCCCGCTACCCTGCCCGCGGAATTCAGCCGATGTGAGGAGGTTTCCGATGGGACGTGGACACTGCGCGCTGGCCCGCGTAGCGGTGATCGTGCGAGCACCAGCCGCCCCCCTGTGGTGGCTCGGCCTGCTGGCGGCCGGCATCGGCGCCACCCTCCCCGGCCTCACCGGCCGCCGCGTCGGCCTGCTCGCCGGAGCGGCCCTGTTCCTGGCGGCCGCCACCGCCGCGTTCACGGCCCGACGGAAGCGCTACGCGCACTTCGCGCACGCCGCGTCGCGGGCGGGCAAGGCGGTGTACCTCCAGGACCGCGCGGTGACCGTGCGCAGCTGGCACCGCGGCCGCCGCTGGTGGCTCGCACTCGCCTTCCCGGCCGCCGTCGCCTCCTCCCTCGTAGCCCCCGGCACCGCCGGCCTGGCGATGGCCGGCCTGGGCGCGGGCCTGTGGGCGAAGGCCCAGTGGCTGGGCGGGCTGGAGCGCCGGGCGGAGGCGTTGTTGTGGGTGCGTACGGAGTGGGCGAAGGGCAGCCCGGCCGGCAAGCGGGTCCGCGGCTATCTGACCACCGGCCTCGCGGCGGGCGACGCCGCCCCGGGCGGAGCCCGCCGTCCCCGGCACCCCGCCGGCCGCCGCCCGGCGGTCAGCGCAGCCCGCTGAGCGCCGCCGCGTGCGCGCCCCCGCTCTCGGCGACGAGCTCGTCGAGCGTCTGCGGCGCGCGCACGGGCGCGAACCGCACCCCGCCCGCCGTCCCCGCACCGACCCACCCGTACACCCCCGGCCGGGGCAGCGCGTTGTAGCCGAAGGGGGTGGAGAAGTAGTACGCGCCGGTGTCGAGCAGGGCGACGTGGTCGCCGGTCTCCAGCGGCGGCAGTGCCCGGTCCACGGCCACCAGGTCGCCCGCGAAGCAGCAGGGCCCGGCGACGTCCTGGGCGACCGGCGCGCCCGTCTTCGGCAGCCCCCGGGCGTCGTACGCGGCCACCCGCAGCGGCCAGGCGTCCGGCGCGAACACCGTCCGGGTCGCCACCTGGGCGCCCGCGTGCGTCACGGCGATCCGGCGGCCCCCGGCCGACTTGGCGTACTCCACCCGGGCCAGCACCAGGCCGTGCTTGGCCGTCAGCGACCGGCCGAACTCGGTGACCAGCCCGTACCGCCCGTCGAACAGCCCCGGTACGGTCGCGGCGAGCAGCCGGGCGTAGTCGTGGTGGCTCGGGATCTCCTCGTCGGAGGCGAAGTTGACGGGGAGGCCGCCGCCGATGTCCAGGGTGTCGACCTGTTGCCGCCCGGCGAGCGCGTTGATCTCCTCGGCCAGCTCGTAGACGATCCGCGCGCCCTCCGCGAGCAGCTCCGGAGGGCAGCCCTGTGAGCCGACGTGGCCGTGCAGCCGGGTCAGCCAGGGGCGGTCCGCGTACGCCCGCAGCAGCCAGGCGCGGGCGCCCGGGTCGCGCAGCGCGACGCCGAACTTCGAGCTCTCCGTGGCGGTGCTCATCGCGCCGATGCTGCCCCCGCCCACCTGCGGGTTGACCCGGACGCCCAGCGGGGCGGCGGGCGGCCCGCCGGCCGCCACCAGGGCGTCGAGGCGGGCGAGTTCGGCCCGGCTGTCGACGTTGACGGCGACGCCGAGCGCCAGCGCCTCGCACAGCTCGGCGGGCGTCTTGGCGGGGGAGTCGAGGACGATGCGGCCGGGCGGCACGCCGGCGGCGCGGGCCAGGGCCAGCTCGCCGGGGCTGGCCGCCTCGCAGCCCAGCCCCTCGTCGGCGAGCAGCCGCAGCACGGGCACCAGGGAGGCGGCCTTGACCGCGAAGGCGTGCAGCACGTCCTGCCCGCCGCCGGTGCGGACCTCGTCGAACGCCGCGCGCAGGGCCGCCGCCGACGCCCGTATCCCGGCCACGTCCAGCAACCCGGCCACCGGGTGCCCCTCGTCCACCAGCCCCCGCGCCACCGCCGCCCGGACGGCGGCGTCCCGCCGCTCCGCCGGGCCGGGCTCCGACCGACCGTTCCCCTTCAGGCCCACGCTCCTACTTCACCACCGGACCCGGCGCGGCGCCACGGCGCGAAGGGGCCCGCCCCACCTGTTGACTAGACGTATTCACCGGCCCAGTATGTGCAGAAGTTCTATTCAAAAAGGCCGGCGTCCGTCGAGGCCGGGAGTCAGGGAGGCAGGGCCCATGTCAGGACCGCGACCCGTGCGAGCGCCGCGAGGCACCGAGCTCAGCGCCCTGGGCTGGCAGCAGGAGGCCGCCCTGCGCATGCTCCAGAACAACCTCGACCCCGAGGTCGCCGAGCACCCCGACAAGCTCGTCGTCTACGGCGGCACCGGCAAGGCCGCCCGCGACTGGCGCTCCTTCGACGCCATGGTCCGCACGCTGCGGACCCTCAAGCAGGACGAGACCATGCTCGTCCAGTCGGGCCGCCCGGTCGGCGTGATGCAGACGCACGAGTGGGCGCCGCGCGTCCTGATCGCCAACTCCAACCTGGTCGGCGACTGGGCGAACTGGGAGGAGTTCCGCCGCCTGGAGGCCCTCGGCCTCACCATGTACGGCCAGATGACCGCCGGTTCGTGGATCTACATCGGCACCCAGGGCATCCTCCAGGGCACCTACGAGACCTTCGCCGCCGTCGCCGCCAAGAAGTTCCAGGGCACCCTCGCCGGGACGATCACCCTCACCGCCGGTCTCGGCGGCATGGGCGGCGCCCAGCCGCTCGCCGTCACCATGAACGACGGCGTCGCGATCTGTATCGACTGCGACCCGCGCGCCATCGACCGCCGCATCGAGCACCGCTACCTCGACGTGAAGGCCGACTCCGTCGACCACGCGCTCCGGCTGGCCGTCGAGGCCCGCGACGCCCGCCGCCCGCTGTCCATCGGCGTCCTCGGCAACGCGGCCGAGCTCGTCCCGCAGCTCCTCGCGATGGGCGCGCCCATCGACATCGTCACCGACCAGACCTCCGCCCACGACCCGCTCGCCTACCTGCCGACCGGCATCGCCTTCGAGGACATGGCCGACGCCGCCGCCAAGGACCCGGCCGGCTTCACCACGCGCGCCCGGGAGTCCATGGCGAAGCACGTCGAGGCCATGGTCGGCTTCCAGGACGCCGGCGCCGAGGTCTTCGACTACGGCAACTCCATCCGCGGCGAGGCCCAGCTCGCCGGCTACGACCGGGCGTTCGCCTTCCCCGGCTTCGTCCCCGCCTACATCCGGCCGCTGTTCTGCGAGGGCAAGGGCCCCTTCCGCTGGGCCGCCCTCTCCGGCGACCCCGCCGACATCGCCCGCACCGACAAGGCGATCCTCGACCTCTTCCCCGAGAACGAATCCCTGGCCCGCTGGATCAAGATGGCCGGGGAACGCGTCCACTACCAGGGGCTGCCCGCCCGCATCTGCTGGCTCGGCTACGGCGAGCGCGACCGGGCCGGCGAGCGCTTCAACGACATGGTGGCGAGCGGCGAACTGTCCGCCCCCGTCGTCATCGGCCGCGACCACCTCGACTGCGGCTCCGTCGCCTCGCCCTACCGCGAGACGGAGGCCATGCTCGACGGCTCCGACGCCATCGCCGACTGGCCGCTGCTCAACGCCATGGTCAACGTCGCCTCCGGCGCCTCCTGGGTCTCCCTCCACCACGGCGGCGGCGTCGGAATGGGCCGCTCCCTCCACGCCGGCCAGGTGACGGTCGCCGACGGCACGCCGCTGGCCGGCGAGAAGATTCGCCGGGTGCTGACCAACGACCCGGGGATGGGTGTGATCCGGCACGTCGACGCCGGGTACGACATCGCGGAGTCGGTGGCCGAGAACCGGGGCGTCCGGGTGCCGATGCGCGAGGGTGAGCAGGCGTGACCCATTCAGCCCGTCCGGCGATTGAGGACAACCGCGCGGAGCGCGGTTTCGGGGGTGCGGGGGCGCAGCCCCCGCAAGAAACGGGAAGGGGCGGGGCCGGGGCACAGCCCGCCGCAGGCGCGAGCTTCCACGAGATGTGGCGCGACCTCGCCCCCATCGGCCGGAACTCCGAAAGCGGCGGCTACCGCCGCCACGCCTGGACCGGCGCCGACACCGACTGCCGTGAATGGTTCAAGGCACAGGCGGAGACCCGCGGCCTCACCTACGAGGTCGACCGCAACGGCAACCAGTGGGCGTGGCTCGGCGACCCCACCGCCGGCGACGCCGTCGTCACCGGCTCGCACCTCGACTCCGTCCCCGACGGCGGCGCCTTCGACGGCCCCCTCGGCGTCGTGTCGTCCTTCGCCGCCCTCGACGGGCTCCGCGCACGCGGCGCCGCGCCCACCCGCCCCCTCGCCGTCGTCAACTTCGGCGACGAGGAGGGCGCCCGGTTCGGCGTCGCGTGCGTCGGTTCCCGGCTCGCCGCCGGCACGCTGACCCCCGAGGCCGCGCACGCGCTGCGCGGCGCCGACGGCGTCGGCCTGCCGCAGGCGATGGAACGGGCGGGGTACGACCCGGAGGCCATCGGCCCCGACCCCGAACGCCTCGCCCGCGTCGGCGCGTTCGTCGAGCTGCACGTCGAGCAGGGCCGCGCGCTCGCCGAGACGCCGCACCCCGTCGGCGTCGCCTCCGCGATCTGGCCGCACGGCCGCTGGCGGTTCGACTTCCACGGCGAGGCCAACCACGCGGGCACCACGCGCATCGAGGACCGCAGGGACCCGATGCTCACCTACGCCAACACCGTCCTGGCCGCCCGCAAGAAGGCGCGCCTCGCCGGTGCCCTCGCCACCTTCGGCAAGGTCGCCGTCGAACCCAACGGCGTCAACGCCATCGCGTCCCTCGTCCGCGGCTGGCTCGACTCGCGGGCCGCCGACGAGGCCACCCTGGCCGAGGTCGTCGCCGCCATCGAGCAGGCCGCCGTCGAACGCGGCCTCCGCGACGGCGTGGACGTCCGCGTCACCCGCGAGTCGTTCACCCCCGTCGTCGAGTTCGCCCACGGCCTCCGCGACGAGCTCGCCGGACTGCTCGGCGGCGTGCCCGTGCTCCCCACGGGCGCGGGACACGACGCCGGGATCCTCTCCGCCGCCGTCCCCACCGCCATGCTGTTCGTACGCAACCCCACCGGCGTCTCGCACTCGCCGGCCGAGACGGCCACCGAGGACGACTGCCTGGCCGGGGTGACCGCACTCACCGACGTACTGGAGGGCCTCGCGTGCCGGTGACCACCACCTACTGGGCGGAACACGCCTGGCTCGGCACCCACGTCGAGCCCGGCGTGGCCATCGACGCCGACCCGGCCGACGGCCGGATCACGGCCGTGCGCACCGAGGTGACGGCACCCCCGCCCGGGGCGGTGACCCTGCGCGGGCTCACCCTCCCGGGCCTGGCCAACGCCCACAGCCACGCCTTCCACCGGGCCCTGCGGGGCGCCGTCCAGATCGGCTCCGGCACCTTCTGGACCTGGCGCGACACCATGTACGGCGTCTCCGACAAGCTCACCCCCGATCGCTATTTCGCACTCGCCCGCGCCACCTACGCCGAGATGGCCCTCGCCGGTGTCACCTGCGTCGGCGAGTTCCACTACCTCCACCACGCGCCCGGCGGCTCCCGCTACGACGACCCCAACGCCATGGGCGAGGCGCTGCTCGCCGCCGCCGCCGAAGCCGGCATCCGCATCACCCTCCTCGACACCGCCTACCTCTCCGCCGGCTTCGGCGAACCGCCCAACCGGCACCAGCTCCGCTTCTCCGACGGCACGGCCGACGCCTGGGCCGAACGCGCCGACGCCCTCAAGGGGTGCGGGCACGCCCGGATCGGCGCGGCCGTGCACTCCGTGCGCGCGGTGCCCGCCGACCAGCTGGCCACCGTCGCCGCCTGGGCCGCCGACCGCGCGGCCCCGCTGCACGTCCACCTCTCCGAGCAGACCGCCGAGAACGACGCCTGCCGCGCCGCCCACGGCGTCACCCCGACCCGGCTCCTCGCGGACCACGGCGTCCTCGGCCCGCGCACCACGGCCGTGCACGCCACCCACCTCACCGACGAGGACATCGCCCTGCTCGGCGGCTCCTCCACCGGCACCTGCATGTGCCCCACCACCGAACGCGACCTCGCCGACGGCATCGGCCCCGCCGCCGCCCTCCAGCGGGCCGGCTCCCCGCTCTCCCTGGGCAGCGACAGCCACGCCGTCATCGACCTCCTCGAAGAGGCCCGCGCGATGGAGCTCGACGAGCGCCTGCGCACCCGCACCCGGGGCCACTGGACGGCCGCCGCCCTGCTGCGCGCCGCCACCGCCGACGGCCACGCCGCCCTCGGCTGGTCCGACGCCGGCCGCATCGAGCCCGGCGCCCTCGCCGACCTCACGACCGTCGCGCTGGACTCCGTCCGCACGGCAGGCCCGCACCCGCGGCTGGGCGCCGAGACGGCCGTATTCGCGGCGACCAACGCGGACGTACGGCATACCGTCGTCGGCGGACGGCACGTCGTAGGGGACGGTGCCCACCTGCTCGTGGAGGACGTGGCGAACGCCCTGGCCGACTCCATCGCGGCCCTGCGCTCCTGAGGCGGCCGGGCCCGGTGGACCCGTTCGGCTCGACGCGACTGCCGGGTCCATCCGGTCCGGCGGGCCTGCCGGGTCCGTTCGGTTGGCCGGAGCGGCCCGGCTCGTTCGGTCCGGCCGGGATCCCTGGCCCGTTCGGGTCCTGGGACGCGCCTGGCGCGTGCGCTCCGACAGCCCTGCCCGGTCCGTCCGATCCATCGGGACTGCCCGGTTCGCACGGTCGTCCGGAACTGCCCGGCCCGACCGGGCCGTTCGGTATCCCGGGCCCGAGCGGTCCGGGGGACCTGCCGGGCCCGCCCGGTCCGCCGGGGCCGGTAGGTTCGGCGGAGCGGCCGGCCCCGGCCCGCGAGCGTCCGTTCCCGGACCGCCGGGAAGAGGAACCGGGCGGGAAGCCGGACACGGCCGCCCCCGGGCCCCGAGCCGGAAACCCCGTCCGAACACCCGTCGAGATCCCCGACCGGAAGCCCGGCGACATCCCCGACCACATCCCCGACTCGCACCCCGCCCGAACCCCCGGCAAGAAGCGGCCGAGCCCGAAGCGCCCGAACCCGAAGGACGTCATCACCCCCATGGCCCCCAACACCACGGCGATCACCAACATCGGCAGCCTCGTCACCAACGATCCCTCCCTCCCCGGTACAGGCCCCCTCGGTGTGATCCAGGACGCGGCGGTCGTCATCGACGGCGACCGCATCGCCTGGGTCGGTCCGACAAGCAAAGCACCCGCCACTGACAACGCCGTCGACGCCGAGGGCCGGGCGGCCCTCCCGGGCTTCGTGGACTCCCACTCCCACCTCGTCTTCGCCGGCGACCGGACCGAGGAGTTCAACGCCCGGATGTCCGGCCGGAGCTACAGCGCCGGCGGCATCCGCACCACCGTCGCCGCCACCCGCGCCGCGACCGACGCGGAGCTGGAGGCCAACCTCCGGCGCCACCTCGACGAGGCCCTCCGCCAGGGCACCACCACCCTGGAGACCAAGTCCGGCTACGGCCTCAGCGTCCACGACGAGGCCCGCGCCCTGCGGATCGCCGCCGCCCACACCGACGAGGTCACCTACCTCGGCGCCCACGTCGTCGCCCCCGAGTTCGCCGACGACCCGGACGGCTACGTCGCGCTCGTCACCGGCGAGATGCTCGACGCCTGCGCCCCGCACGCCCGTTGGGTCGACGTCTTCTGCGAGCGCGGCGCGTTCGACGGCGACCAGGCCCGTACGGTCCTGGAGGCGGGGATCGCCAAGGGGCTGCACGCCCGCGTCCACGCCAACCAGCTGGGCCACGGCCCGGGCGTCCGGCTCGCCGTCGAGCTCGGCGCCGCCTCCGCCGACCACTGCACCCACCTCACCGACGCGGACGTCGACGCCCTGGCCTCCGGCGAAACGGTCGCCACCCTGCTGCCCGGCGCGGAGTTCTCGACACGCGCCCCTTGGCCGGACGCGCGCCGGCTCCTCGACGCGGGCGTCACCGTCGCGCTGTCCACGGACTGCAACCCCGGCTCGTCCTTCACTAGTTCGGTGCCGTTCTGCGTCGCCCTGGCCGTGCGCGACATGGGGATGACCCCCGACGAGGCCGTCTGGGCCGCCACCGCGGGCGGCGCCGCGGCCCTGCGCCGCACCGACGTCGGCCGTGTCACCCCCGGCGCCCGCGCCGATCTTGTCCTTCTCGACGCGCCGAGCCATGTCCACCTCGCCTACCGGCCGGGCGTCCCCCTGGTCTCCGCGGTCTGGCGCGGGGGCGTCCGCGAGGTCTGACCCGGACGGCCGGCGGCCGGGCCGCGGCTCGCGGAAACCCGGCCGCCGGGCCGAGGCCGGGCCCCGCAGCTCGGTCCACGGCTGGGAACTCGCGGCCCGGACCCGTGGCCCGGGATAACGGCGCGGCCCGGCGCCCGGCGCCCCCGGTCCAGCGCCCGCGCCCCCCGGCCCAGCACCCCACCCCCGCTCCCGGCGTCCCACCCGGCACCCATGCCAAGGCGGACCGCCGGCCAGGGCTCAGCCCTCCGCCTCCCGCCGCCAGGCGATCCGCACCTCCGGCAGGTCCGCCCCCGGCGCGTCCAGCTCCGGTGCGGGCCGGCCGCGCAGGTGCAGCCCGAAGAAGGCCGCCACGTAACGGCTCGTCACCGCCTGCGCGCGGCGCCCGTCCAGGCTGCCGAAGAACCGCTGGAACCGCTCCGGCGGCCAGGTTGCCGCCAGTTCCAGGCCGACGCCCAGCGGCGCGAGGTCGGTGAAGCCGTAGTGCCGGGTGCCCAGCAGGTTCACCTTGCGGCCCCACGCCCGGTGGGCCGCCATGAACGCGTCCCAGCCCGGGTCCGTCGAGTCCTCCGTGAAGAGCATGAACGGCTGCGTAAGCCCGGTGCGTACGGCGTCCGTCAGCAGCCGGCCGTCGAGCACGGCGCCGGCCGAGAACCGGGCGTCCGTGCGCAGCGCCTCCGCGGCGGCCGAGCCGCCCAGCGAGTGCCCGAACGCGCCGACCCGGTCGAAGTCGACGGCGGCGCTGACCGCGGGCGCCGGGCTCGGGCCCCGCTCGCCGCTCAGCACGTCCAGGACGAAGCGCAGGTCCGCCGCCCGGACGTCGGAGTACCGGCGCAGCCGCTCGGGGTCGCCCGTCGGCGGGTTGCCGGGGACGACGCGGCCGTCGGGGAACTCGGCGGGCCCGTCGTGGGTGTGGTTGACGCCCACCACCACACAGCCCTGGGAGGCGAGTTCCTGGGCGAACGCGGTGCCCGTCGCGGCCGGGTCCTGGCGGCCGGGGCTGTAGAGGATCAAGGGCGCGTCCCGGAGCGCACGGCTCACGGGCGCGCCGGCGCGCGACTGCGTGCGCACCCGGGAAAGCGAGCCCGCCGGCAGGCCGAAGCGCTGCTCCACCAGAGGCAGGAGGCCGCCGGTGAGGTAGGGGGCGGTCGTCCGCACGGAGTCGGCGCCCGAGGCGTACCAGACCTGCACCATGAGCTCACGCGGTGCCCGTGTGGGCGCGTAGGGGTCCGTACGGCGGGTGTCCACGAGGTGCAGCCGTGTGGTGCCCACCGGGCAGGGGCCGGAGGGGGCCGGGAGCGGTACGGGGTCCATCGACGGTGTGCGGGGCGCGTGCGTCGCGGCGTGCGCCGCCGGGCCCAGGGCGTCCGCGGCTCCACCGGTCAGGGCGGCGCCCACCGCGCCCGCCGAGGCCCGGAGGAGCGAGCGGCGTCCTAAGGACGTCCGGGGCGCCTCGGACGCCCCGGAGGTGCCGGAACGGTTCATGCGTCTCTTCTCCCAAGCGAAGCGGCCGAGATCGAGAGATCGAGTGTTGATCATCGGCGTCATCACATCACCCCCACGTTTCCCGCGGAACCCCCGTTGCGGCCACCGTCACATCACAACTCGGTTGCCCCCAGAGGCGGCCGGGGCGAAAGTGACCCGATGAAGACGATCGGGTTGCTGGGTGGCATGAGCTGGGAGTCCACCGCCGAGTACTACCGGCTGCTGAACGAGCGCACGCGCGAGCGCCTCGGCGGACTCCACTCCGCCAAGTGCGTGCTGTACTCGGTGGACTTCGCGGAGGTCGAGCGGCTCCAGGTGGAGGGCCGCTGGGAGGAGGCGGGCGACGTCCTGGCCGCCGCCGCGAAGTCCCTGTCGGCGGCGGGCGCGGAGCTGCTGCTCATCTGCACCAACACCATGCACAAGGTCGCGGACCGGGTGGAGGCCGCCGCCGGCGTCCCGCTGCTGCACATCGCGGACGCCACCGCCGAGGCCGTGCGCGCGGCCGGCGTGCGCCGCGTCGGCCTGCTCGGCACCGCCTTCACCATGGAGCAGGACTTCTACCGCGACCGGGTCGCGGCGGGCGGCCTGGAGGTCCTGGTGCCGGACGCGGAGGGCCGCGCGACCGTGCACCGGGTGATCTACGAGGAGCTGTGCGCCGGGATCGTCCGCGAGGAGTCCCGCGAGGCGTACCGGGCGATCATCCGCGAGCTCGTCGCGGCGGGGGCGGAGGGCATCATCCTCGGCTGCACGGAGATCGAACTCCTCGTCGGCGCCGAGGACAGCCCGGTGCCGGTCTTCCCGACCGCCCGGCTGCACGCCGAGGCGGCGGTCGCCCGGGCGCTGGCCTAGCCGGAAGGAGCGCCGGCCGAGCCGGAAGGGGCGCCGGCCGACGTGCCGGAGGCGGCGCCGGCCGAGCTGTCGGAGGCGGCGCCGGCCGGCTGACGCGAGAGCGCCGGCCCCGGGAAACGGCGGTGCGCCGCGCGGGAGTTCCGCGCGGCGCACCGTACGTCCGGAGGCGGCGGACC is a window from the Streptomyces mobaraensis genome containing:
- a CDS encoding alpha/beta hydrolase family protein gives rise to the protein MGAALTGGAADALGPAAHAATHAPRTPSMDPVPLPAPSGPCPVGTTRLHLVDTRRTDPYAPTRAPRELMVQVWYASGADSVRTTAPYLTGGLLPLVEQRFGLPAGSLSRVRTQSRAGAPVSRALRDAPLILYSPGRQDPAATGTAFAQELASQGCVVVGVNHTHDGPAEFPDGRVVPGNPPTGDPERLRRYSDVRAADLRFVLDVLSGERGPSPAPAVSAAVDFDRVGAFGHSLGGSAAAEALRTDARFSAGAVLDGRLLTDAVRTGLTQPFMLFTEDSTDPGWDAFMAAHRAWGRKVNLLGTRHYGFTDLAPLGVGLELAATWPPERFQRFFGSLDGRRAQAVTSRYVAAFFGLHLRGRPAPELDAPGADLPEVRIAWRREAEG
- a CDS encoding aspartate/glutamate racemase family protein, which translates into the protein MKTIGLLGGMSWESTAEYYRLLNERTRERLGGLHSAKCVLYSVDFAEVERLQVEGRWEEAGDVLAAAAKSLSAAGAELLLICTNTMHKVADRVEAAAGVPLLHIADATAEAVRAAGVRRVGLLGTAFTMEQDFYRDRVAAGGLEVLVPDAEGRATVHRVIYEELCAGIVREESREAYRAIIRELVAAGAEGIILGCTEIELLVGAEDSPVPVFPTARLHAEAAVARALA
- the hutI gene encoding imidazolonepropionase; this encodes MAPNTTAITNIGSLVTNDPSLPGTGPLGVIQDAAVVIDGDRIAWVGPTSKAPATDNAVDAEGRAALPGFVDSHSHLVFAGDRTEEFNARMSGRSYSAGGIRTTVAATRAATDAELEANLRRHLDEALRQGTTTLETKSGYGLSVHDEARALRIAAAHTDEVTYLGAHVVAPEFADDPDGYVALVTGEMLDACAPHARWVDVFCERGAFDGDQARTVLEAGIAKGLHARVHANQLGHGPGVRLAVELGAASADHCTHLTDADVDALASGETVATLLPGAEFSTRAPWPDARRLLDAGVTVALSTDCNPGSSFTSSVPFCVALAVRDMGMTPDEAVWAATAGGAAALRRTDVGRVTPGARADLVLLDAPSHVHLAYRPGVPLVSAVWRGGVREV